The nucleotide sequence aattcaataGCGTGGAATCATTCTTAAGATTTTCTGTAATTTTCAATTGCATAGTCGGTACGCGTTGACATTCTGTAAACGAAGACCAGATGGAGATCATCGATCAATAATGAACCAAAAATGCAAACATACATGAAGATCTGAGTAAAAGATATACACGAATACATTAATGAAATTATATAAATATCTAAACATTATGAGTATTATAGATACGGAGTATTTTGGATCAAAAGAGGATGACAATACCACGTTGATTATTCAGGGGTCTAAAATACAATCTAATCCCACATAATTTTCATACTACCCTTTGAGTTTGCATGCACGTTTACGTCATAGCCCCTACTTTTAAAAGGGTAATTTCTTATTTGCGTTTCCCTTGATATGAACTTTAAACCCTAGAATTTCCTGCCTGTAAGGTAGATACGATTTCACCTTACCTCCATTCCGTTCCGCTCTCTTCTGCACGTAAAACAATTCGTGAACTGACGGCGACGACGCAGTTTTCACCTTTCCAGCGGCCTTAGAAGAAGCTCCACCAGGCTTAACTAGCCCTTTTTTACACAAAGCTTCAAATCTCTTAGGACACAAGAAGAACATCGTCTCCTCGCCAGAACTATTGCTCCGCCGAAAAATATCCTTAATCTTCCACCTCCTCGATTCAGATTCTTCAGATCCAGTGGACCTGCTCTTCTTAACCTGACCGGGACCCGGCGATCTGGGTTCGGACTTGCCCCACGTCACACGGAATGTTCCGGTATCTTCCATTTCAGATGCTTCTGATGATGAGGAATACGTATCAGTTTCTTCACTGTCGCTAGCAAGCAGGTTCTCTAACGGAATGACGTCGTCATGATCAATCTCATCTTTTGTCGCCAGATCGGTGTTGAAAATGGGTACAAGTATCCGGCCTTCGAAAGCGAGGtcttttattgaaaacttctcgcCGGAGAACTCCAAGGAGAACTCGAAGTCCTCTTCTTCGATGTCACTGAATTCACGGCTGACTTTGGCGGCAGCTATGGAGGTGGGATTATCGGTGGAGTAGCTGTTAAAGCTAGGAGCAAACCATGTGTCGTCGGAATGTTGCATTTTGTTTTCTTTGCGAGTTTGAGAGAAATAGGGTGGGTTTGAAGGGAAGAAGGGGGTGTCGGGGGTATTTATTTAGGGAAATTCACTAAAATATTAATTTTATCGAGAAAGTTAACAAAGTTCTTAAAACTTACCGATAGGGATGTTGGGATGGCAATTAACCCGAGACGGATGGTTTAAATGCtgtagggtatgtttggcaaaattAACTGTTGGTTAGTGGTTTGAAGCTGGTAGCTGATAGCTGAAAGCTGTTTGTTAGCTGGTAATTGTAGcgggtagctagtagctgtagttttttagatatatttggtgtttggcagagtagctagagcttttaataaaatatataaaatgagcaaagtggacataactaaaaatttaaaaagttttttcattaaaaagttcattatctttagaggttaaaaaagtcatttttttttcctaaaaacttgtagctccttctaaacacTACTAGTAGAagcgttcaaccaaaagtttCAAGCTCCTAACCTGAAAGCTTCAAGccccttcaaccaaacaaggctTTTTATTGAATAGGAGtgttttcttaaaagcttaaatcTAGAAGCTTTTAAAAACTCCTAAAAGCTCATTGCCAAAAATGTATATGTGTTCTTATAACTATTAGAATATTTACAAAACAATATtttgtaacttttttttaaattgtcaatttttttaaatatatatatatatatatatatatatatatatatatatatatatatatatatatatatatatatataagattaggttcaagagtgaacattagtgtagcttgcgaactgagtgaactaatcctggccatacacttgtgtagatcaatggccaggatttgatgttgaaatacactagtgtat is from Helianthus annuus cultivar XRQ/B chromosome 9, HanXRQr2.0-SUNRISE, whole genome shotgun sequence and encodes:
- the LOC110876639 gene encoding uncharacterized protein LOC110876639 produces the protein MQHSDDTWFAPSFNSYSTDNPTSIAAAKVSREFSDIEEEDFEFSLEFSGEKFSIKDLAFEGRILVPIFNTDLATKDEIDHDDVIPLENLLASDSEETDTYSSSSEASEMEDTGTFRVTWGKSEPRSPGPGQVKKSRSTGSEESESRRWKIKDIFRRSNSSGEETMFFLCPKRFEALCKKGLVKPGGASSKAAGKVKTASSPSVHELFYVQKRAERNGGKVKSYLPYRQEILGFKVHIKGNANKKLPF